One window of the Labeo rohita strain BAU-BD-2019 chromosome 9, IGBB_LRoh.1.0, whole genome shotgun sequence genome contains the following:
- the fdx1 gene encoding adrenodoxin, whose product MSACALRVLLQRAAVMRKAAHKTFSQTRAFPQCVTGSYTHSREINTLTNPLRAEDKVTVHFLNRDGKRITVKALPGESLLDVVVNNDLDIDGFGACEGTLACSTCHLIFEEAVYKKLGPITDEEMDMLDLAYGLTDTSRLGCQVCLSKDLDGMILRVPDVISDARVESEKESSAGPPKI is encoded by the exons atgtcgGCGTGTGCATTGAGAGTGCTTCTCCAGCGAGCGGCTGTGATGCGTAAAGCGGCGCACAAAACGTTCAGTCAAACGAGAGCATTTCCACAATGCGTGACGGGGAGCTACACACACAGCAgagaaataaacacattaacaaATCCACTAAG GGCTGAGGACAAGGTGACAGTTCACTTTTTGAATCGAGATGGAAAAAGGATCACGGTGAAAGCTTTACCTGGAGAATCACTACTCGATGTTGTTGTTAACAATGATCTAGATATTGATGGATTTG GTGCATGTGAGGGAACTTTGGCCTGCTCTACGTGCCACCTTATTTTCGAGGAGGCCGTTTATAAGAAGCTTGGACCTATTACTGATGAGGAAATGGACATGCTGGACTTGGCTTATGGGCTTACGGACAC ATCTCGTCTTGGCTGCCAGGTGTGTTTGAGTAAAGATCTGGATGGGATGATTTTGCGTGTGCCAGACGTGATATCTGATGCTCGAGTTGAGAGTGAAAAAGAGTCCTCCGCAGGCCCACCCAAAATATAA